In Chloroflexota bacterium, the DNA window TCAGATAGAAGCCTGCCAGCCCTCGATAGATCCTCTCCGCACGCGTGCCCATGGCGTGGTCGTGGTACCAGTGGGACCCGTCAGAAGAGTTCTTCAGCCAGCGCCACGATGATGCCCCCTGGACCCCGCATGGAGCACAGCCGGTACAAGTTCTCGTATTGGGCCACCTCGCCGATCAGCTCGGCGCCGTGGGCGCCCAGGCGAGCGACCGTATCGTCGACGCTTTCCACTGTGAACATGACGCTTCGGAGGCCCAGAGTGTTCGGCGGTGCGACCGCCGGTTCGATCATGCCGAGTTTTGGATTGCGAAACTTCGTCAGCTCAAGCCGCCCGTGCCCGTCTGGCGTCCGCATCATGACGATGTCGACTTGGAC includes these proteins:
- a CDS encoding multicopper oxidase domain-containing protein, with the protein product MKNSSDGSHWYHDHAMGTRAERIYRGLAGFYLIRARTKRRSAYG
- a CDS encoding VOC family protein → MTVKRLDHVSVVVDDLPAAIAFFSELGLDREGEATVEGEWVDRVNKLESVQVDIVMMRTPDGHGRLELTKFRNPKLGMIEPAVAPPNTLGLRSVMFTVESVDDTVARLGAHGAELIGEVAQYENLYRLCSMRGPGGIIVALAEELF